In a single window of the Rubinisphaera margarita genome:
- a CDS encoding pyridoxal phosphate-dependent aminotransferase has translation MSENWISDRMRNIDASGIRKVFDLAATMTDPINLSIGQPHFDTPEPIREAFHQAIESGRNAYSQTQGIKPLIDRIQADVDREYGQDDRKAFITSGTSGGLMLALCTLVNPGDEVIVFDPWFVMYKHLTTLAGGKVVQIDTYPDFKIDIDKVAAAITDRTKVILFNSPSNPTGAVASPEEVQGLAELAMKHDIALISDEIYRTFCYDDNFCSPVEYNPQTIVIDGFSKSHSMTGHRVGICHGPQHIVQQMLKLQQFTFVCSPHPAQWAALAACDVDMTNEVNDYRGKRDYMLDQLKDYEIHGAGGAFYLFVKAPWGTGTEFVKEAIARNLLIIPGNVFSSKDTHFRVSYAATEQTLERGAKVLKDLLHAR, from the coding sequence ATTTCTGACCGGATGCGGAATATCGATGCGTCCGGGATTCGCAAGGTCTTCGACCTCGCCGCGACGATGACCGACCCGATCAACCTCAGCATCGGGCAGCCGCATTTCGACACGCCCGAGCCGATCCGGGAGGCGTTTCATCAGGCCATTGAAAGCGGCCGGAACGCCTACAGTCAGACGCAGGGCATCAAGCCGCTGATCGACCGGATTCAGGCTGATGTCGATCGCGAATACGGACAGGACGACCGCAAGGCGTTCATCACCAGCGGCACCAGTGGCGGGCTGATGCTGGCCCTCTGCACGCTGGTCAACCCGGGTGACGAAGTGATCGTCTTCGATCCCTGGTTCGTAATGTACAAGCATCTGACGACCCTCGCCGGCGGCAAAGTCGTCCAGATCGATACCTATCCCGACTTCAAGATCGACATCGACAAAGTCGCCGCGGCGATCACCGACCGCACCAAGGTCATCCTCTTCAACAGCCCGAGCAACCCGACGGGAGCCGTCGCCAGCCCGGAAGAAGTGCAGGGACTGGCCGAACTGGCGATGAAACACGACATCGCCCTGATCAGCGACGAGATCTACCGCACCTTCTGTTACGACGACAACTTCTGCAGCCCGGTCGAATACAACCCGCAGACGATCGTCATCGACGGCTTCAGCAAATCGCACTCGATGACTGGTCACCGCGTCGGCATCTGCCACGGCCCGCAGCACATCGTGCAGCAGATGCTCAAACTGCAGCAGTTTACGTTTGTCTGCTCGCCGCATCCCGCTCAATGGGCCGCGCTGGCCGCCTGCGATGTCGACATGACAAACGAAGTCAACGACTACCGCGGCAAACGGGACTACATGCTCGACCAGCTGAAGGATTACGAGATCCACGGAGCCGGCGGAGCCTTCTATCTGTTCGTGAAAGCCCCCTGGGGGACCGGCACGGAATTCGTGAAAGAAGCGATTGCCCGCAACCTGCTCATCATTCCCGGCAATGTCTTCAGCAGCAAAGACACCCACTTCCGAGTTTCGTATGCCGCGACGGAACAAACGCTCGAACGCGGAGCCAAGGTGCTGAAAGACCTGCTCCACGCCCGTTGA